From Styela clava chromosome 6, kaStyClav1.hap1.2, whole genome shotgun sequence, one genomic window encodes:
- the LOC120330770 gene encoding uncharacterized protein LOC120330770, which translates to MDDSVYIGLWILMISLCYDSHFTNAFHTESFNNVCSNPTGNITYLHKKFTSENCSTKNSLMVLHLLDVERYCDSAEKSVIKIVGQNICKLKPRTCLIAQRGWKICENVKNGFQQCESKLWIFNKTSLPRIRFKGHENTTANSVFMTYDFLRCQKSDDEKPTTSDSSRVVLGILLGLSIIAIMLLLFFLIKKKPFLLQRFSAHTHSKLSPNPIETIEDLYSMAQETKSVNTNYVMASEVNCSTSKKTSEHTQERDFVEEADD; encoded by the exons ATGGATGATTCTGTGTATATTGGTCTTTGGATTTTGATGATATCTTTATGTTACG attCTCATTTCACCAACGCTTTTCACACCGAATCATTTAATAACGTGTGTTCAAACCCTACTGGAAATATTACCTATCTTCACAAAAAGTTCACAAGTGAAAACTGCTCTACCAAAAATTCGTTGATGGTATTACATTTGTTGGACGTAGAGCGCTATTGCGACAGCGCTGAAAAATCTGTCATTAAAATTGTAG GGCAGAACATCTGTAAGTTGAAACCTAGGACTTGCCTCATTGCACAGAGAGGATGGAAAATTTGCGAAAACGTTAAAAATGGATTCCAGCAATGTGAAAGCAAATTGTGGATTTTCAACAAAACTTCTCTTCCGAGGATCAGATTTAAAGGACACGAAAATACAACAGCCAATTCAGTATTTATGACATACGACTTTCTGAGATGTCAGAAAAGTGACG ATGAGAAACCAACGACATCGGATTCATCGCGTGTGGTTTTAGGAATTCTACTCGGCCTCTCCATCATTGCTATAATGcttcttttattttt CTTGATTAAAAAGAAACCGTTTCTGCTACAAAGGTTCTCTGCACACACTCATTCAAAGCTTTCGCCGAATCCGATTGAGACCATCGAGGATCTATATTCAATGGCTCAGGAAACAAAAAGCGTGAATACTAATTACGTGATGGCGAGTGAAGTAAATTGTTCAACTAGCAAGAAAACTTCCGAGCATACACAAGAGAGAGATTTTGTTGAAGAAGCTGATGACTGA